From a region of the Salarias fasciatus chromosome 6, fSalaFa1.1, whole genome shotgun sequence genome:
- the LOC115390854 gene encoding glucagon receptor-like: MSQVCLLLALLMFCSCTKVSSANSLELVKEKWSSYKNQCLDYLNTTPPATGLVCNRTFDLYACWPDGPPGTVVNVSCPWFLPWYRKVKQGLVYRLCSEDGKWAKKNTSECEDDPGEQRYGRLLSQLRIMYTVGYSLSLGALLLALGILITFRKLHCMRNNIHMNLFASFILRAVSILVKDALLTLTLDPRSGGGGGEADAQAWVNIPAVTWCRGAMVMMQYSVMANNYWLLVEGIYLHSLLVITVFSERKYFYIYLAIGWGAPLIFVLPWITVKYLYENEECWERNINMGYWWIIRSPILFAYLINFFIFIRIIKILMSKLRAHQMRYTDYKFRLAKSTLTLIPLLGIHAILFTFVIDESVPKGSMLRLIRLFCDLLFNSFQGLLVAILYCFVNKEVQSEMLKKWKRWKLGKDIDEEYRHTHSQTPHVKSGSIATGNLPDLHDNNTGSDPSGDSPRPGRAARGPSCSAAPEENRRLVVCYSNGTGKGRPARSRHNLRFCFQPRRGATNAASEELRLEERAPYRSGPAEGEETNV, encoded by the exons ATGTCCCAGGTGTGTCTCCTCTTGGCCCTGCTCATGTTCTGCAGCTGCACAAAG GTCTCCTCTGCTAACTCTCTGGAGCTTGTAAAGGAGAAGTGGAGCAGCTACAAGAACCAATGCCTGGACTACCTCAATACTACACCCCCTGCTACAG GGCTGGTGTGTAACAGGACCTTTGATTTATATGCCTGCTGGCCAGATGGACCTCCGGGAACTGTTGTCAATGTCTCCTGCCCGTGGTTCCTGCCTTGGTATCGTAAAG TTAAACAGGGTTTGGTCTACAGACTCTGCAGCGAAGATGGGAAATGGGCGAAGAAGAACACCAGTGAATGTGAGGACGACCCCGGGGag CAGCGGTACGGCCGCCTCCTCAGCCAGCTCCGGATCATGTACACTGTGGGCTACTCGCTCTCTCTGggagcgctgctgctggccCTCGGGATTCTCATCACTTTCAG gaagcTGCACTGCATGAGGAACAACATCCACATGAACCTGTTCGCCTCCTTCATCCTGAGAGCCGTCTCCATCCTGGTGAAAGACGCCCTGCTGACCCTCACCCTGGACccccggagcggcggcggcggcggcgaggccgaCGCGCAGGCCTGGGTCAACATACCG GCCGTGACGTGGTGCCGCGGCGCCATGGTGATGATGCAGTACAGCGTGATGGCCAACAACTACTGGCTGTTGGTGGAGGGCATCTACCTCCACAGCCTGCTCGTCATCACCGTGTTCAGCGAGAGGAAGTACTTCTACATTTACCTGGCCATCGGATGGG GTGCGCCGCTCATATTCGTCCTGCCGTGGATCACAGTGAAATATCTCTATGAGAACGAGGA gtGCTgggagaggaatattaatatggGATACTGGTGGATCATCCGTTCCCCTATACTCTTTGCTTATCTG ATTAACTTCTTCATATTCATCCGAATCATCAAAATCCTGATGTCTAAACTTAGAGCTCACCAGATGAGATACACCGACTACAAGTTCAG ACTTGCGAAGTCCACTCTGACGCTCATCCCTCTGCTCGGGATCCATGCAATCCTCTTCACCTTCGTCATCGATGAGTCCGTCCCCAAAGGCTCCATGCTGCGCCTTATTCGACTCTTCTGTGACCTCCTCTTCAACTCCTTCCAG GGTCTGCTGGTTGCCATCCTGTACTGCTTCGTCAACAAAGAG GTTCAGTCGGAGATGCTGAAAAAGTGGAAGAGGTGGAAGCTGGGCAAGGACATTGACGAGGAGTACCGCCACACCCACAGCCAGACGCCGCACGTGAAGAGCGGCAGCATCGCCACCGGCAACCTGCCCGACCTTCACGACAACAACACCGGGAGCGACCCCAGCGGCGACTCGCcccggccgggccgggccgccCGGGGCCCGTCCTGCTCCGCCGCGCCCGAGGAGAACCGCAGGCTGGTGGTCTGCTACAGCAACGGGACGGGGAAAGGCCGGCCCGCCAGGAGCCGACACAACCTGCGCTTCTGTTTCCAGCCGCGCCGCGGCGCCACCAACGCCGCGAGCGAGGAGTTGCGCCTGGAGGAGCGCGCGCCGTACCGCTCAGGCCcggcggagggggaggaaaCGAATGTCTGA